GGTGGTGAGATCATGACCTCAGATAATCCGACCCTAGACCGGTTCAATGAACAGCTCAAATGGTACGAAGACCATAGCAGACAGAGCCAGATATGCTTCAGGGGGCTCAAAGTGATCGAGATCGTCGCCGCCGCCCTCATACCCTTCGCCGCGGGATTGATGCCAGATCCACTCCTCATCGGCGGATTGGGGGTGATAATTGTCGTCCTAGAGTCGGTGCAGGGGCTCTTCCAGTTCCAGCAGAACTGGACGAACTATCGCTCCACCGCAGAGGGGCTCAAGCGAGAGAAGTACCTCTGGCTTGCCAAGGCCGGGCCGTACAAAGATCCCGAAAATCCAAACCCCGATTCCCTCTTCGCCGAGAGGGTAGAGGCCCTGATCTCCACGGAGCACTCAAAATGGATCAGGTATCAGGAGCAGGCGGGGAAGGGGAAAGAGCAGAAGAGTTGACCGGAAGAATACATGTCCGACCGAAGAGGGAGGCTCAGACCCTATAGATCATCATACTCACGCAGCCTGGAGAAGAGCTACGAAAGGAGGTGAGGCGTTTTGAATCCTGACCTTGCCCTTTCTCACTCCAACGACCTCGATGACCGTCATGCTACGCCACCACTTACGACCATCCTCCCTTTCCTCAGAATAGCATGATCCAGAGAGAAAAGTAACTCTTCCCAAATAGTCGAAACCATTTATTTAGATAAGATGAAGATCCAATAGCTTGGTCGGTGATAAGAGATGATCTGGCAAGATCGCATCGTGATCGATCCTGCAATCCTCGCAGGCAAGCCCGTGATCAAAGGCACGCGCCTGGCCGTCGAATTCATAATCGACCTTCTCGCCCAGGGATGGTCTGAACTGGAGATCCTGCGAAACTATCCTGGCCTCGCCTCTGAAGACCTCCAGGCCTGTCTCAACCTACAATCCCAAATCCGATGGAATTAGCTGCTGATAGGTTTGGACGGTAAGGAAGAAAATAGTCCCGACCGAGAGGGCTCATCCCCTCTCGATCATCGTCCCGACGCCGGTGTCTGTGAAGAGCTCCAGAAGGAGGGCGTGAGGCCTTCTGCCGTCGACGATGTGGGCGGACTGGACCCCGCCCTCCACGGCCCGGACACAGGCCTCCACCTTGGGGATCATCCCTCCGGTGATCACCTTCTCGTCGACCATCCTCCTGAAGTCGGATATGCGAAAACTTGAGATGACGGTGTTGGGGTCCTCGGGCCGCAGCTTCACCCCCTCGACGTCGGTGACGGAGATGAGCTTTTTTGCGCCCAGGGCTATCGCGATCACCCCGGCGGCGGTGTCGGCGTTGACGTTGAGGTTGTTTCCCTCGCCGTCGACGGCTATGGGGGAAATCACCGGGATGTACCCCTTCCCGGCGGTGATCATGATGATCTCGGGGTTGACCCTCACGACCTCCCCGACCCAGCCGAGGTCTATGGGCGCCTCCTCCCCGGCGACGACGATCGGCGCCTTCTTCCGCGCCACGATCAGCTGGCCGTCTTTGCCGGAGAGGCCGATCCCTTTTCCGCCGTGCTTTCCGATGAGGGAGACGAGGCTGGAGTTGATGTTCCCCAGGAGGACCATCCTCGCGATCTCCAGGGTCTCCTCGTCGGTGACCCGCAGGCCCCCGACGAAGACGGACTTCTTCCCGAACCGGGCCATCTTCTCGGAGATCTCGGGGCCGCCGCCGTGGACGACGACGGGATGGATCCCGACGTACCGGAGGAGGACGAGGTCCTGGACGAAGGTGTCCAGCACCTCCCTATCGGACATGATCGACCCGCCTATCTTGATCACCATGATCGAGTCGTAGAACTCCCGCAGGTAGGGGAGAGCCTCGATGAGCACCTGTTCCCTTTTGACCGACATCCGCTGATCCTTCCTTTTAATCCGAACCTGGCCGAGGATCTCAGTCGATGGACATCAATATGTCGCCCGGCGCGACGGTGGCGCCCACCTCGGCGTAGATCTCCGCCACGACGCCGTCCTTGTTGGCGGAGACTTTGTTCTCCATCTTCATCGCTTCGAGGACGGCTACGGCGTCCCCCTTGGAGACCTTGTCGCCCTTCTTGATCAGGTAGCGGATTATGACCCCCTGCATCGGGACCGTCACCCCGTCCTTGGGCGCCTTCGGCTCCACCGCCTCGATGGAGATCCCCGCCGGAGCGACCTTGACGAGGTAGGACTCCCCGTCCACCTCGACGTTGAAGGCCGCGGGCTTTCCACCGATGGCCCCTGTCTGGAGATCTGCAGGGAGAGCCTTCTTGAGGACCTCCTCTTTCGCCTCCCCCTTGAGGAACTTCTCCGCCACCTGGGGATACAGGGCGTAGGTGAGGACGTCCTCCTCCCTCCTGACGAGCCCCTTCCCTTCCGCCTCGGCCTTCATCTTCTCGTACTCGGGTGGTATCAGGTCCGCGGGGCGGACGGTGATCGGCTCCTCGTCCTCCAGGATCTCGGCCCTGATCTTGGGGTTGATCTCCCCCGGGGACCGGCCGTAGAGCCCCTTGACGTAGTCCTTCACCTCCTTGGGGACGGCCTTGTACCTCTCGCCGGTGAGGACGTTGAGGACCGCCTGGCTTCCGACGATCTGGCTGGTGGGGGTGACGAGGGGCGGGTAGCCGAGATCCTCCCTAACCCTGGGGAACTCGGCGAGGACCTCGTCGTACTTGTCGAGGGCCTTCTGCTCGACGAGCTGGGAGACGAGGTTTGAGAGCATCCCGCCCGGGACCTGGTAGACGAGGACGTTGCTGTCGACCCGGGCGGCTATGGGGTTGAAGAGGGGGGCGTAGACCTCCATCAGCTTCTCGAAGTACCTCTTGATCTCGGTGAGGAGCTTCAGGTCGAGGCCGGTCTCGTAGGGGGTCCCCTCCAGGGCCGCGACGATCGACTCTGTTGGCGGGTGAGAGGTTCCCCAGCCGAGGGGGGATATGGCGGTGTCGAGGATGTCCACCCCCGCCTCGCAGCCGAAGAGGAAGCTCATGGGAGCCATCCCGCTGGTGCAGTGGGAGTGGAGATCGACGGGGATGGAGGTCTCCTCTTTCATCGACGCCACGAGATCGTAGGCGTCGTGGGGGAGGATGAGGCCGGCCATGTCCTTGATGCAGAGGGAGTCGCAGCCGAGGTCGGCGAGCTCCACCGCCATCTTGGTGAACTGCTCTATCGAATGGACGGGGCTTGTGGTGTAGCAGACGCAGCCCTGGACGTGGGCGTCCATATCTTTGGCGGCCTTGATGGCGACGGTCATATTTCGGATGTCGTTGACGGCGTCGAAGATCCTGAATACGTCGACCCCGTTCTTCGCCGCCCTCTCGACGAACTTGACGACGATGTCGTCGGCGTAGTGGCGGTAGCCGACCAGGTTCTGGCCCCGAAGGAGCATCTGGAGGGGGGTGTTGGGCATGGCGAGCTTCAGGGCCCGGAGCCTCTCCCAGGGGTCTTCGTTCAGGTATCTGATACATGAGTCGAAGGTGGCGCCACCCCAGACCTCCATGGAGAAGAAGCCCACCTCGTCGAGCTTCTCTGCTATCGGGAGCATGTCCCGTGTTCTCATCCTGGTGGCAAGAAGTGACTGATGAGCATCTCTGAAGACCGTTTCTGTTATCCTTACTTTACCCATGAGATCAACCATCCATCTAATTCAGATCATCTTGTGTTTTTCTAGCTCTCTCAAAACGTGATGCCCCTGGTCGGTGAGCATGTACTTCTTCCATGTGTGCTTCTCGGGGGTTATGCACTCCACCAGTTTCTGCTCTTCGCACTCCTTTATCGCCCTGCTTATATTCTGGATCGATCGATCAGTACTTCGAGCCACTTCCGATGCCTTAACCACCCTGGAATTCCGGATCGACCTCATCAAGAGGAGGCGCCGATCCGCACTGAGAACCCATCGGACTATCTCGTCAACGTTCATAAGGATTACCAGCCTGGACCACTTCTCCGGGGAGAGATTATTAGAAGTTATTTAAACTTGGTGGGGGGGGAGCGGGCTTTGGGACCTGGACCCCCGAGCCTCGGCGATTATTTTGAAGGCCCGGGGGCGGGGGGCTGAGGGGGGCGAACTCTCAATTGGTTATGAAGCTTAGCAGAATTGTTATGCGAAGTTCTATCCCCGGGGCGGGGATCTGCGCCGCAAAATATTAGCTTGAGAGGGGGCGGAGATCCGCCCCTGAAGGAGAGAATCTCGAAGCATCTTCCGGGGCGGGGGTCGCCGGGGAAGGGCGTAGACAGTAGTGTACTCCACAAGTGTCTATTAGTATTTTGTTTTCATCTCGCCAACCGTGATGGTTCATGCGAGTTAGAGTTGTTAGCTCAAAAAATGAGATACCAAACCTGAACCCGAACGAGAGGATAGTCCATCTGGCCTTCAGGGCATCCAACGTCGACTTTCTCAACCTGATGAAGATATGCCCCCGCCTCCGGGCGATCCAGGTCCCCCCCTCCTACCACAAGACGATGTCGAAGGCGATCAAGCTCTTCCTGGAGATGCAGGGGATCGACCTTCTGGAGGGGGACGTCTGGGGCCACCGAAAGGACATCGACGAGTACTTCCTGATCGAGGAGGAGACGATCGGGGAGATCGAGGCGATGATCTCGGGGGGCGCGACCGTCGAGGAGGCGGCCGAGGAGATCACGAAGAGGACGAGGCTCGCCCCCGACCTGATCAAGTACATCGCCAAATCCAAGGTGACGGTCTGAGCTGGACGGGCCCCTCCCCCATCACCTCCGGTTTTTCGGTACCCTGGGGAGGGGGATCTCGATCCACCTCTGCCCCCACCTCGGTCCCATATTTGAATCGCGGCCCTTGCCGCGGATCCGAGGGCGCCCCTTCCGCCGGAGGGTCCATCGGAGGCCGCCGGGGCTATACCAGCGTCTATTAATAAGGGGCTTACATCGGGGCAAATGTTGAGGTGAAAGGTCATGAAACTGAGAGTTGTTAGCTCAAAGAAGGAGATACCAGAGCTGAACCCGAACGAGAGGATCGTCCATCTCGCCTTCCGGGCTTCGAACGTCGACTTCCTCACCCTGATGAAGAGGTGCCCCCGCCTCCGGGCGATCCAGGTCCCGCCCTCCTACCGGAGGACGATCTCCCAGGCGATCCAGGTCTTCCTCGATATGCAGGGGATCAGCCTCCTGGAGGGGGACGTCTGGGGTCACCGAAAGGACATCGACGAGTACTACGTCGTCAGCGAGGAGACGATCGGGGAGATCGAGGCGATGATCTCGCGGGGGGCGACCGCCGAGGAGGCGGCCGAGGAGATCACGAAGAGGACGAGGCTCGCCCCCGACCTGATCAGGTACATCGCCAGGTCGAAGATCTCCGCCTGAAACCCGGAAGGGGCATCCAAAGGGCGAGCCCCATGCCTCCCCCCGCCCGGACCGCCCGAGGGGGTCCGGGGCGACGGTCCTATTTTGGTCGGGGAAGGCCGGGCCGGATGTATCCCATTTTTCTAGATAGTATGACAGATGTTATCACGGATCACATGCCTTACAGCTACCCTTCTGACGACCCGGGAACAGATCTGGACGTTACTATACATCGCAAGTAGCTATAAGTACTTAGATCACATCCATGCAATTGTAAAGGTGAAAGACCATGAAGATAAGAGTAGTCAGCTCAAAAGACGAGATAACGAAGCTCGGTCCGAACGAGAGGAACGTCCACCTGGCCTTCAGGCCCTCCAATGTAGACTTCCTCGA
The sequence above is drawn from the Methanothrix harundinacea 6Ac genome and encodes:
- a CDS encoding DUF4231 domain-containing protein; the protein is MTSDNPTLDRFNEQLKWYEDHSRQSQICFRGLKVIEIVAAALIPFAAGLMPDPLLIGGLGVIIVVLESVQGLFQFQQNWTNYRSTAEGLKREKYLWLAKAGPYKDPENPNPDSLFAERVEALISTEHSKWIRYQEQAGKGKEQKS
- a CDS encoding DUF433 domain-containing protein → MIWQDRIVIDPAILAGKPVIKGTRLAVEFIIDLLAQGWSELEILRNYPGLASEDLQACLNLQSQIRWN
- the argB gene encoding acetylglutamate kinase, with the protein product MSVKREQVLIEALPYLREFYDSIMVIKIGGSIMSDREVLDTFVQDLVLLRYVGIHPVVVHGGGPEISEKMARFGKKSVFVGGLRVTDEETLEIARMVLLGNINSSLVSLIGKHGGKGIGLSGKDGQLIVARKKAPIVVAGEEAPIDLGWVGEVVRVNPEIIMITAGKGYIPVISPIAVDGEGNNLNVNADTAAGVIAIALGAKKLISVTDVEGVKLRPEDPNTVISSFRISDFRRMVDEKVITGGMIPKVEACVRAVEGGVQSAHIVDGRRPHALLLELFTDTGVGTMIERG
- the oadA gene encoding sodium-extruding oxaloacetate decarboxylase subunit alpha codes for the protein MGKVRITETVFRDAHQSLLATRMRTRDMLPIAEKLDEVGFFSMEVWGGATFDSCIRYLNEDPWERLRALKLAMPNTPLQMLLRGQNLVGYRHYADDIVVKFVERAAKNGVDVFRIFDAVNDIRNMTVAIKAAKDMDAHVQGCVCYTTSPVHSIEQFTKMAVELADLGCDSLCIKDMAGLILPHDAYDLVASMKEETSIPVDLHSHCTSGMAPMSFLFGCEAGVDILDTAISPLGWGTSHPPTESIVAALEGTPYETGLDLKLLTEIKRYFEKLMEVYAPLFNPIAARVDSNVLVYQVPGGMLSNLVSQLVEQKALDKYDEVLAEFPRVREDLGYPPLVTPTSQIVGSQAVLNVLTGERYKAVPKEVKDYVKGLYGRSPGEINPKIRAEILEDEEPITVRPADLIPPEYEKMKAEAEGKGLVRREEDVLTYALYPQVAEKFLKGEAKEEVLKKALPADLQTGAIGGKPAAFNVEVDGESYLVKVAPAGISIEAVEPKAPKDGVTVPMQGVIIRYLIKKGDKVSKGDAVAVLEAMKMENKVSANKDGVVAEIYAEVGATVAPGDILMSID
- a CDS encoding DUF1699 family protein encodes the protein MRVRVVSSKNEIPNLNPNERIVHLAFRASNVDFLNLMKICPRLRAIQVPPSYHKTMSKAIKLFLEMQGIDLLEGDVWGHRKDIDEYFLIEEETIGEIEAMISGGATVEEAAEEITKRTRLAPDLIKYIAKSKVTV
- a CDS encoding DUF1699 family protein is translated as MKLRVVSSKKEIPELNPNERIVHLAFRASNVDFLTLMKRCPRLRAIQVPPSYRRTISQAIQVFLDMQGISLLEGDVWGHRKDIDEYYVVSEETIGEIEAMISRGATAEEAAEEITKRTRLAPDLIRYIARSKISA